From the genome of Malus sylvestris chromosome 6, drMalSylv7.2, whole genome shotgun sequence, one region includes:
- the LOC126626419 gene encoding lysophospholipid acyltransferase 1-like, whose amino-acid sequence MGLEMESMAAAIGVSVPVLRFLLCFVATIPVSFIWRLLPSPPAKHLYAFASGALLSYLSFGFSSNLHFLVPMLLGYASMVFARNHCGIITFILGFGYLIGCHVFYMSGDAWKEGGIDATGALMVLTLKVISCAINYNDGVLKEEGLRESQKKNRLIKLPSLIEYFGYCLGCGSHFAGPVYEMKDYLDWTEGKGIWSRSEKGPSPSPYGATIRALLQAAFCMALYVYLVPQFPLSRFTEPIYQEWGFWKRLSYQYMSGFTARWKYYFIWSISEASIILSGLGFSGWTESSPPKPGWDRAKNVDIIGVEFAKSSVQLPLVWNIQVSTWLRHYVYERLVKPGKKAGFFQLLATQTVSAVWHGLYPGYIIFFVQSALMIAGSRAIYRWQQDVPPTMDVVKKILVFINFAYTVLVLNYSCVGFIVLSLHETLASYGSVHFIGTIVPIALILLSYVIKPPRPAKSKARKEE is encoded by the exons ATGGGCCTTGAGATGGAATCCATGGCCGCCGCGATCGGCGTCTCGGTCCCGGTGCTCCGCTTCCTCCTATGTTTTGTCGCCACCATCCCCGTCAGTTTCATCTGGCGACTCCTCCCCAGTCCACCCGCCAAGCACCTCTACGCCTTCGCTTCCGGCGCTCTCCTCTCGTATCTTTCATTCGGATTCTCTTCCAACCTCCATTTCTTAGTCCCAATGCTACTTGGCTATGCTTCCATGGTCTTCGCCCGAAACCATTGCGGAATCATTACCTTTATCCTGGGCTTCGGCTACCTCATCGGCTG CCATGTATTTTACATGAGTGGGGACGCATGGAAGGAAGGAGGAATTGATGCAACTG GGGCCTTAATGGTGTTAACACTGAAAGTCATCTCGTGTGCAATCAATTACAACGATGGGGTATTGAAAGAGGAAGGTCTGCGTGAGTCTCAGAAGAAAAACCGGTTGATTAAGTTACCCTCTTTGATCGAGTACTTTGGCTACTGCCTCGGCTGTGGTAGTCACTTTGCTGGTCCAGTTTATGAAATGAAGGATTATCTTGACTGGACCGAAGGAAAAGGG ATATGGAGCCGCTCAGAGAAAGGACCATCTCCATCACCCTACGGAGCAACAATTCGAGCTCTTCTCCAAGCTGCATTCTGTATGGCCTTGTATGTATATTTGGTACCCCAATTTCCTTTGTCAAGATTTACTGAGCCCATATACCAAGAATGGGGTTTTTGGAAACGACTGAGCTACCAGTATATGTCTGGATTCACAGCGAGGTGGAAATATTATTTCATTTGGTCAATATCAGAGGCTTCTATCATTCTTTCGGGTCTCGGTTTCAGTGGCTGGACAGAGTCCTCACCACCAAAACCTGGGTGGGATCGTGCAAAAAATGTTGATATTATAGGTGTTGAGTTTGCAAAGAGTTCAGTTCAGTTACCACTTGTTTGGAACATACAAGTCAGCACCTGGCTTCGTCATT ATGTGTATGAAAGGCTTGTTAAACCTGGCAAGAAGGCTGGTTTCTTCCAGTTGCTGGCTACACAGACTGTCAGCGCTGTTTGGCAT GGCCTCTATCCGGGGTACATCATATTCTTTGTTCAGTCAGCATTGATGATTGCCGGATCAAGAG CGATTTACAGATGGCAGCAAGATGTACCTCCAACTATGGACGTTGTTAAGAAGATATTGGTGTTCATCAACTTTGCTTACACTGTCTTGGTTCTGAACTACTCCTGTGTTGGTTTCATT GTATTAAGCCTTCACGAAACACTCGCCTCATATGGAAGTGTGCATTTCATCGGAACCATTGTTCCCATAGCATTGATCCTACTGAGCTATGTAATAAAACCTCCAAGGCCTGCGAAATCAAAGGCTCGGAAGGAAGAGTGA
- the LOC126626420 gene encoding serine racemase-like translates to MPETKYAADISSIREAQARIEPFMHKTPVLTSESLNALSGRRLFLNVNVYKRGNLCAYLYIGAFKFRGACNAVFSLDDDQAAKGVVTHSSGNHAAALSLAAKLQGIPAYVGQIIWSEATMPSRESTAAKVLQETGAVLLHPHNDRRIIRGQGTISLELLGQQVPQLDAIIGWFSYM, encoded by the exons ATGCCGGAGACGAAATATGCTGCTGATATTTCCTCTATAAGGGAAGCGCAAGCACGCATCGAGCCATTCATGCACAAAACTCCGGTCTTGACCTCGGAATCCCTCAATGCTCTTTCAGGAAGACGCCTTTTTTTAAATGTGAATGTTTACAAAAGGG GTAATCTATGTGCCTACCTATACATTGGCGCTTTCAAATTCAGAGGCGCTTGCAATGCGGTGTTTTCACTTGATGATGATCAGGCTGCCAAAGGGGTTGTAACACACAGCAG TGGTAACCATGCTGCAGCATTGTCTTTGGCTGCAAAACTACAGGGGATCCCTGCATACGTAGGTCAGATTATCTGGAGTGAGGCCACTATGCCGTCAAGGGAAAGTACAGCAGCTAAGGTGTTGCAAGAAACTGGCGCAGTTCTTCTCCATCCTCACAATGATAGGCGCATCATACG TGGGCAGGGTACCATTTCACTGGAGCTTCTGGGGCAACAAGTTCCGCAGTTAGACGCCATTATAGGTTGGTTTAGttacatgtaa